Within the Candidatus Binatia bacterium genome, the region GCACGGGCAAGGCCTGCGCCCGCCCGGCGGCACGACGACGTTGAATCGAGCAGTGCAGCTCAGTCGGCGTTGGCCTTGAACTGCGTCGCCGTATTGGTCGAGGCGTTCGAGAAATCGGTCGCGAAGCACTTGCTGCCCAAGCCGAGCTTGTGCAGCCGCGCAAGTACCTGGGTGTCCTTGTTGAGCGGCAGCAGCGGCGCCTGGAAACCACCCTTGCCTTTGACGTACGCCTTCCCAGTACCGCCTGTTCCCGCGACGAACGATGCCGATGTGGCGATGCCGAACTTGTGCTTGTACGTGTAGCCGTCGCCGATATCGGTCCAGCACGGCGCCAGGAAGCAGTTGCCGCCGGCCTCCATGTCGATTTCACTGATGAGAGTCGGCACGCCTGCCGACTCGTCATAGACGCACATCACGTAGTCGTTGGTCGTGATCGGGTTGCCGAGGTCCATCGCCTTGTCGAGGTCGGCGCTCCTCAGGAACTTCCAGGAAAAAGAGTCCTTGGCGCCCGCTTCCTTGATCAGCATCGAGGACGCGCCCGGCTGGATCGACTGGAAACACGACGAGGCGGCCACCGGAACGGCCGGACAGTCCTTCGAGGAGTGCACGTAGAGAATGTCGGAATCGGTACCGATCGACTTGCCGAGGGAGTCGGTGGATTCCCACGCGACATCCCAGGTGCCGTTGCCGATGTTCGCCGAGATCGACGCGCGGATGTCGGCTCCCTTGTCCTTGGCGGCATTGGTCGCGAGCGTGGCCCTCGGGCTCCAGGTCTGACCGCCGTCGTCGGAGCGCGACACGTAGATGTCGCGGTCTTTCTTCGAAGCCTTGTCCAGCGGATCGGACGTATCCCAGACCGCAAGCATCGTGGTTCCGTCGTTGGCCAGGGCGACGTTGTTGTCGTCGCCGGCATCGGTCGTCGCGTTCGGCGGCAGCGGTGCCGCGGCAGACCAGATCGAGCCGCCGTTGGTCGAGCGCGAGAACAGGATATCGACGTCGGTGCCGGAGCCGCCGACGTTCGCGTTGGACTCCCAGGCTGCGACGATCGTCGATCCCATCGCCGAAAGAGCCGGGAACTTGTCGCTCGCGTTGGGTCCGTCGGTCGTACCGCTGTCGTTGAGCAGCGCCGGCGCCGATGCGGTGAAGGCAGGCACCGATACGGTCGAGACGAGAATGTCGCCGTCGTTGCCGTTGGAGCCGAGATCCTGGGCGCTTCCCCACGCGACGACGAACGCCGAGCCGTTCCACACCACCGCGGTGCCCTGGTCGTTGCCCTGGTTGGTCGTCTGCAGGATGCCGAGCGGCTGCTGGGGAGACCAGTTCACGGCGTCGTTCGTCGAGTACGAGTAGAAAACCTGGTCGCCGGTGGGTGCGGTGAGCGCGACGTGCTTCCAGACGACGAGCCATTTGCCGGCGCCGTCGGTTGCGATCGACGGCTGCACGTCCAGATCGAAGTTCCCGTCGCCCTGGCCGCCGCTGTTGACGCGGCCGGGTGCGGCCCATGAGGTGCCGTTGTTGGTCGAGCGGGTGAACAGGATGTCGGTGTCGCTGCCCGCGTTGTCGCCGAGGTTGTTCGCCGAACTGAACGCGATCACGAACACGCCGTTGCCGTAGGCAGCTTTCGGCGTCGTATCCGGCGCGGAGCCGTCGGTGGCTGCCGCGGCCATCGCCGCGAAGGCCGCCGACCACGACTTGCCGTCGTCGCTGGAGGTTTCGACGAGGATGTCGCTGTCGCCGCCGATGGTGTTGCCCAGCGAGTTGTCCGACGACCAGGCCGCGACCCAGTGCGAAGAGCCGTCGTTGGCAATCGACACGAAGCTGTCGACGTCGTCGTCCATCGTCGTGGCGTCGGCGTCGGTGGCCGCCGTGCTGTTGAGCGGCTTGGGCGGACCGAAGCTGATCAGCGCGTGGGCCGGCACGGCCGGTGCCAGCAGAACGCAGAGCGCAGCCCCGAAAAACGAGCGTCGAATCGTCATGTGCAAACCCCCAGGAAATGGACAGGGCTGCACCAACCGGCGCAGCGCCTCCACCCACCATGGCGGGGCGCGGCGCCGGTTGTCAATACACCTAAGGGGGGCCCCGACTACCCCACTACCCGTGCTGGCCGGCCGCGCCCGGCTGCCAGGCAGCCTGGGTGCCATGCTGCTCGGATTTTCGGCGGGACTTGAGCCACGCGTCCAGCGACAGAGGCCCCGGGCCGCTGATCAGCAGGAAGATCGACGTCATGATCTGCGCGTAGTCGGAGCGGATCTCGTGAAGCACTGCCCAGAACCCGATCTGCGGCGGGGCCGGCGGCAGCGGCAGCGGCGAGGTACCGAGATAAATCCCGATCTTCGTACTCAGGATCGCGACGATCATCTCGATGATGAAAGGAACGGCAATCAGGCGCGTTGCCAGCCCGGTGATCAGCATCAGCCCACCGACGATCTCGAGCACCGCGACGAAGTCGGCAGTGAATGCCGGCACAGGCATGCCGAGCTTCGTGAAGCGGCCGATGCCCTGGTTGACGTAGACGAACTTGAGAATCCCTTCCCAGAAGAAAACGCCGCCTGCCATCAGGCGAAGCAGCAGCGTGGAGGCCGGGGCGTCCACCGGAGAGTCGGCGAGCCAGCCAAGGGCGGAAAGAAGGGGGGAGCGGCGGTCGGATGATTTCATCGGCTTTCTCCTTGTCGTGCCGACTGGCCGACGAGGCCGCTTATTCCCGGTTCTTCCAAGGATCGTGCACGATCGTGCCGCCTGGACGCCCTCGCCCGGGGCCACTTTCCGAAAATCGCCGCCCCGGGAATAGAATCGCTCCCGCCCTGGTCTTGCGTAATTGCGGGAAAGGTACGCAGCGCGCGCGCTCCCATGCCTGGAAGCGTGTGCCCGTCGCGGATTTCGACGCGGATTTCGACGCAGAACTCGAAAATGGAACCGGCGACCACGTCACGACAACTCGAGGCAGCGCTGCTGCCGCACCTCGACTCGGCCTGGAACCTGGCAAGATGGCTTGCCAGGAACGATGCCGACGCCTGGGACATCACCCAGGAATCCTACGCGCGCGCGATCCGTTTTTTTCCGACGCTGCAGGGCGACGCCAAGCCGTGGCTGCTCAGCATCGTGCGCAACACGTTCTACTCGTGGGCGCACCGCAACGGCTCGCGGCGCACCGAGCCTCTCGACGAGGACGAGCATGCCGGCGAAGCGGACATGGCGCGAGGTCCGGAGCTGCTGTCGATCCTGCACGACGATCTCGGCCGCGTGCGCAAAGCGCTCGAAGCGCTTCCCGACGAGTTCCGCGAAGCGATCGTGCTGAGGGAGCTCGAGGGGCTTTCGTACCAGGACATCGCCGATGCAGCCGGAGTCCCGATCGGCACCGTGATGTCGCGCCTGTCGCGCGCAAGGGCGCGGGTGCAGCGCCTGCTCGCCCTGCATGAAGGAGAAGAGCGATGAACCCAGCCGACATCCGGGCACTGTCGTATCGTGCGCCCGACAATCTTCACCAGGTGTTGCAACAGCAGATGCGGGCGGCCGCTCCTGTCGCGGCGGCACGAGGCATCGCGCGCCGGCAGTTCGCGGCCGTCGCGCTCGCGTGGGCTGCTTCCCTGCTCGTCGTCGCGACCTGGAACACGAATCCGGGCGAAGACGCGCTCGTTCGCGATGTCGTTGCCGGCCACGTTCGCTCGATGATGGCGGACCACCTGACCGACGTGCCGTCCTCGGACCGCCACACGGTCAAGCCGTGGTTCGGCGGAAAGCTCGATTTCTCGCCGCTGGTTGCAGACACCACCGCGGACGGTTTCCCGCTGGTCGGCGGCCGTCTCGACTATCTGTCCGGGCGACCGGTCGCTGCCGTCGTCTACCGGCGCCAGCAGCACGTGATCAACCTGTTCACGTGGCCGGCGGCCAAGGATGACGACTCGCCGCCCCGCACGCTTTCGCGCCAGGGCTACCAGATCATCGAGTGGAGCCGCGCCGGCATGAGCTACTGGCTGGTCTCGGACCTGAACGGCGCCGAGCTGCAGGCTCTTGCCGAGCGCATCCGCAGCGCGGGCTGATCCGCAGGTGCAACCCGTTAGAGCTGGTCGGGACTTTCCAGCCTTCGCTTGATCCCCGCGAGCGCGCGCGAAACGTAGAACCCGTCTTCGGTTCTCTCGTCGTACGTGTACTTGAGGTCGAACACCTCGGCCGCGACGATTTTGCCGTCGTCGTCCACGACGGGAACCTTTTTCAGGCGGCCGATCGTGATGAAGACGGGGATCGTGCCGTAGTCGTAGTTGTGATGATAGCAGGCGTCGATGCCGACGCTGCCGAGATTGGCGACGAATGCGGAGGCGAACAGCGGATCGTTGTCGATCATCACTTTGGGAAACAGGTTGCGCTCGTTCAGCCAGCGCCCGATCCGGACGAAGCGGCTGAGCAGGAACGGCGGCATCTTCAGCAGCAGGTTGATCTCGCGGTCGGTGTCGCTCTCCCTGTCGGAGCGGCCTGCGAGTTGCGCGTCCCAGATCGAGTCGACGAGGTCCGTAAAGCTCTCCCCTTCCGGGAAAAGGCGCTTGGCCGTGTAGATCGGCGCGCTGTCGCTCATGCCCTTCTTGCCGGAGAACGAGATCCAGACGCCGCGCCGCTGCCAGTAGCGTCCGCCGGCAACGAACCGGTTGGCGCGGGGCCGCTCGTGGAAGGCCAGCGCAACGGCGCGGAGCACCATGTGGAACAGCGAGGCCGGCCGCTCGGCGGGGCGCGTCGCGTTCGTTTTGGCGAGGAATGCCTGCGACGGCGCAGCCAGAACCTGCTCGCAGCAGAGCACGGCCGACTCGGTGCGCGTCGGCATCACGAACGGCATGATGCGGCGAACAGGATGGACGTCGCGGATCAGGTCGGCGTCGGAACGGGATAAGGGGGCCACGGTAGTGCTCCGTTGGTTCAGGCGGCCACCGGCCGCGAAGCCGGTTGCCGCGAGCGGGCGAGATCGTCGGCCCAGCGCTCGGCGCAGCGCAGCGACAGGGCGACGATGGTTTCCATCGGGTTCACGCCGATCGACGACGGGATGATGCTCGCGTCGGCGATCGCGAGGCCCTCGAGTCCGTGCACGCGTCCCCACGCATCGACGACACCGTCGCGGCGATCGCGCGACATGCGCGCGCTGCTCATGATGTGCACCGTCATCAGCTCGATGTTGTGGCGTTTGCGCGGCCTGGCATCGATGCGTCCGAGCTCGTCCGCGCTCTTCAGCTCGGCGAGGTCGCCGAACGGCAGCAGCACGGCCTTGGCGCCAGCCGCGAACATCTGTTCGGCCGACATCCTCACGCCGCGATGGATCGTCTCGACGTCGCGCGGCGAGAGGCGGAAGCTCATCCACGGCTCGAGGTCCGGCCCGAGGCCGACGCGCCCGACGCCCGTGTCCTCGATGAGGCATCCTGCCGTCATCATGTAGTTGTACAGCGCCATGCGCTCGGCGTGCTCGCGACCGAAGCCGGGAATGCCGGTGGCCAGGATGCCGGGAGGCACGCCCGCGTACGCGAGCAGGATCCCGTCGTCGAGGAACT harbors:
- a CDS encoding anti-sigma factor, translated to MNPADIRALSYRAPDNLHQVLQQQMRAAAPVAAARGIARRQFAAVALAWAASLLVVATWNTNPGEDALVRDVVAGHVRSMMADHLTDVPSSDRHTVKPWFGGKLDFSPLVADTTADGFPLVGGRLDYLSGRPVAAVVYRRQQHVINLFTWPAAKDDDSPPRTLSRQGYQIIEWSRAGMSYWLVSDLNGAELQALAERIRSAG
- a CDS encoding sigma-70 family RNA polymerase sigma factor, whose product is MEPATTSRQLEAALLPHLDSAWNLARWLARNDADAWDITQESYARAIRFFPTLQGDAKPWLLSIVRNTFYSWAHRNGSRRTEPLDEDEHAGEADMARGPELLSILHDDLGRVRKALEALPDEFREAIVLRELEGLSYQDIADAAGVPIGTVMSRLSRARARVQRLLALHEGEER
- a CDS encoding 2-oxo acid dehydrogenase subunit E2 is translated as MAPLSRSDADLIRDVHPVRRIMPFVMPTRTESAVLCCEQVLAAPSQAFLAKTNATRPAERPASLFHMVLRAVALAFHERPRANRFVAGGRYWQRRGVWISFSGKKGMSDSAPIYTAKRLFPEGESFTDLVDSIWDAQLAGRSDRESDTDREINLLLKMPPFLLSRFVRIGRWLNERNLFPKVMIDNDPLFASAFVANLGSVGIDACYHHNYDYGTIPVFITIGRLKKVPVVDDDGKIVAAEVFDLKYTYDERTEDGFYVSRALAGIKRRLESPDQL
- a CDS encoding DoxX family protein; amino-acid sequence: MKSSDRRSPLLSALGWLADSPVDAPASTLLLRLMAGGVFFWEGILKFVYVNQGIGRFTKLGMPVPAFTADFVAVLEIVGGLMLITGLATRLIAVPFIIEMIVAILSTKIGIYLGTSPLPLPPAPPQIGFWAVLHEIRSDYAQIMTSIFLLISGPGPLSLDAWLKSRRKSEQHGTQAAWQPGAAGQHG